In one window of Carassius auratus strain Wakin chromosome 28, ASM336829v1, whole genome shotgun sequence DNA:
- the LOC113047257 gene encoding dual specificity protein phosphatase 16-like, with protein MVFCRDSQSERPALSRILPHLYLGAETDVTQDALSDRGISYVLNVSRCCPQPSFLPQSQYLRIPIDDSLRDDLLHWIPQALHFIDGAMSRGCSVLVHCAAGISRSPALAVAYVMYNLKMDLDHAYRFVKERRPTISPNFNFLGQLQLFQGTLSLKSNNTNLHAQQSVKPLDNCLEPTNEKNTSSSTVALLTNLNLHNNMDNNCIINGCTEDSETNVHCENKNNQMETIQSRGQCEVMNPEFTLSLSDKLGALTLRTNPIDLQRAVNVTSKTQQDAPKSNLPKPTNLQIPSLAEKRKSLTLSLTPVSAVPHTHQKGSSENSYDLRQSSSTVDQTGALDDLDRVQMEPSESRTEPTEANGFINQDPRTPRANMEQQKANQVSHSSIRSQRQTKGPRGIITSPQLFRKEVIGGVEAVEGMVGDQSPLSPVSLTVNKILDWGERMLLGVILGPRVKLGQAALPYRC; from the exons ATGGTCTTCTGCAGGGACAGTCAGTCCGAGCGGCCAGCGCTGTCTCGTATTCTGCCGCATCTCTACCTTGGTGCAGAGACTGACGTAACGCAG GATGCTTTGTCCGACCGAGGCATCTCATACGTATTAAATGTGAGCCGATGCTGCCCACAGCCTTCATTCCTGCCCCAGTCCCAGTACCTCCGTATCCCAATAGACGACTCCCTGCGGGATGACCTGCTTCACTGGATCCCTCAGGCGTTGCACTTCATCG ATGGGGCCATGTCACGTGGCTGCTCAGTCCTGGTCCACTGTGCTGCAGGAATCTCTCGGTCTCCAGCACTAGCTGTGGCCTATGTCATGTATAACCTGAAAATGGATCTGGATCATGCATACAG GTTTGTTAAAGAACGTAGACCTACAATTTCACCAAACTTTAACTTCTTGGGGCAGCTGCAGCTCTTTCAGGGAACACTTTCTTTGAAAAGTAATAACACAAACCTTCATGCTCAGCAGTCAGTTAAACCTTTGGATAACTGTCTGGAGCCCACCAATgaaaaaaacaccagcagttCCACTGTGGCACTGTTAACTAACCTAAACCTTCACAACAACATGGACAACAACTGTATTATTAATGGATGCACTGAGGATTCTGAAACAAACGTGCACTGTGAGAACAAGAACAACCAAATGGAAACTATTCAGAGCCGAGGCCAATGTGAGGTGATGAATCCAGAGTTTACCTTATCTCTTTCAGACAAGCTCGGAGCGCTCACTCTTCGCACTAATCCCATAGACTTACAAAGAGCAGTAAATGTCACATCTAAGACACAACAGGATGCACCAAAGTCCAACCTACCCAAGCCTACTAACCTTCAGATTCCGTCTCTAGCGGAGAAACGCAAAAGCCTTACTCTTTCCCTAACACCAGTGAGTGCAGTCCCTCATACTCACCAGAAGGGGTCGTCAGAGAACAGCTATGATCTGAGGCAGAGCAGTTCCACGGTTGACCAGACGGGGGCGTTAGATGACCTGGACAGAGTCCAGATGGAGCCATCAGAATCCAGAACAGAGCCAACAGAGGCAAACGGGTTTATTAATCAGGACCCCAGAACCCCCAGAGCAAATATGGAGCAACAAAAAGCAAACCAAGTGAGCCATTCAAGCATAAGATCACAGAGGCAGACCAAGGGGCCACGTGGTATCATAACCTCCCCACAGCTTTTCAGGAAGGAGGTTATTGGTGGTGTTGAAGCTGTGGAGGGTATGGTTGGAGACCAGAGCCCCTTGTCTCCAGTCAGTCTTACAGTCAACAAAATACTGGACTGGGGCGAACGCATGCTGCTTGGGGTCATACTTGGCCCACGTGTTAAACTGGGACAGGCTGCTTTGCCATACAGATGTTGA